The following DNA comes from Clupea harengus chromosome 9, Ch_v2.0.2, whole genome shotgun sequence.
CCGATTCTCCAGGGGTGAGAGACTTCAAAAAGAGCCAGCCTTCCGCCTCCGAGATAGAGCACCCTGCAAATTTCAATTAACAAGTCCTTTtcatgttctgttgtgttttcattCTGTTCGCTCATGTTTGTTGCTCTTGTTTGTTTCAACTTCCATTCTCCTCTTGTCattctgccccccaccccacacaccccacacacccccaccccccacgccTTTCTTCTGTGCCTTGTCACCCACTCTGTCCCTTCCATCCGGTTTACCCTCCCTCAGCGtgtccaatctctctctcatccacaggGGCACTGGAGGGTCATCTGATTCCTCTGTGCATTCTGCCTGGACTCCTACAGAGGTTGAAAGAGCCATTGCAAATCATACAATAAGAGATAGTTTCATTCTCTTTAGTGGCCCAATACTGCATGCTTCGGGCTGATTCTATAGGCTTGGCAGAGCAATGCGTCAAGGCCTCGGCTGAGAACCAACCACAGAGCAGTCAGCGTGGTTTTGTACATGAGATAATGATATGCCTTTCGACAAcgatgctctctttctctctctttctctctctttttctctctctctccactgggcTATCTGAAGGACATCATCAGCATGCTTCCAGGAGGTTGGCAAAGCAGCGTGCACCATGTCGTGTCATGCTTCAGTGATCTTGTGGGAAGCAGCAGGTTGGCAGACAGTGATGGAGGCGAACGAGAGaacgagtgagtgtgagagagagagagagagagagagagagagaaagagagagagagagagctcacgtGTATAGCCCCCATGTTAATGTAGAGCAGAGGTAATAGCCATGATGGGCTAATTGCTAATCTGCATGCGTGAGCTGCGGCCCCTAGGCGACAGCCCGTGAGGCAGGGGCCgcgtgactgactgactgccgcAGAGTTTCTGATGAGGTTGCCGCAGAAACGGCAACGCCAGAAACGGGCCGAGTGCTGAGGCACCAATTGTCAACCCCGAGGTGTGAAAGAAGAACAGTCAGtcattaaggtgtgtgtgtgtttgtatgtgcttgagagagagagagagagagatagatagagagagagagagtgtgtgtgagagagagacaggtatataatgtgtgtgcatgttcttgtGTGTACCATGTGTGAGTCTTGTGTgagtcttatgtgtgtgtgtgtgtgtgtgtgtgtgtgtgtgcgtgtgtgtgtgtgtgtgtgtgtgtgtgtgtgagtgagagagcgagacagagagagagaggtacatacagtgtgtgcctgttcccttgtgtgtgagagtgtgtgtgtgtgtatgtgtgtgtgtgtgtgtgtgtgtgtgtgtgtgtgtgtgtgtgtgtgtgtgtgtgtgtgtgtgtgtgtgtgtgtgtgtgtgagagagagcgacagagagagagaggtacatacagtgtgtgcctgttcccttgtgtgtgtgagtgtgtgagagtgtgtgagagtgtgtgtgtgtgtgtgtgtgtgtgtgtgtgtgtgtgtgtgtgtgagagagagagagagagagagaggtacatacagtgtgtgcctgttcccttgtgtttgtgagtgtgtgagagtgtgtggtgtgtgtgtgtgtgtgtgtgtgtgtgtgtgtgtgtgtgtgtgtgtgtgtgtgtgtgtgtgtgtgtgtgagagagagagacagagagagagaggtacatacagtgtgtgcctgttcccttgtgtgtgagagtgtgtgtgtgtgtgtgtgtgtgtgtgtgtgtgtgtgtgtgtgtgagagagagacagagagagagaggtacatacagtgtgtgcctgttcccttgtgtgtgtgagagtgtgtgagtgtgtgtgtgtgtgtgtgtgtgtgtgtgtgtgtgtgtgtgtgtgtgtgtgtgtgtgtgtgtgtgtgtgtgtgtgcacatgtatatgTATCTGAAAATCGATCCAAATCTTCATATAATgtcatattaaataaataaagggtctgcgtgcgtgcacatgagtgtgtctgcTCCTGAGACATCCAATCTAAGCTGCAAAATCAAACTATTCAATTATCACACAGAAGTTGGAACTTATTGGCTGTGACATTGGCGGGAAATAAACACTGCTGTTGCGTTACCTTGACGACACTGAACAAACGCCCAATAAAGCAGTGGTAATCTGCATATGAATTGATAGCTGGGACCCATGCAGAGGAGACAATCCACTACGTCTCACCACGTCTCACCACGTCTCACCAAGTCTCACCACGTCTCACCACGGTCCAGACACGAGCTCttcagaaacctgacttcaacgtCAGTCCAGTGACATTAAGTATCAATGTCTCAATCGCCACTGACAGTTTACTTGCTGACTATAATTACATACGGAGAGAATACAGCAACACAAACCcatacaaagagacacacatacacatacacacaaacacacatacacacactcacacacaaacacacatgcacacacacatgttttgggttCATTCTGGTGCCCAGGCAGATAGATACTTGAAAAAGTACAACAGATAGCcttaaaatgttaatgttaatgctaATAAGATGGCCACACAGCCCAGACTTGAATGTATGAACTGTCTGAGAGGTTCAAAGATGTGTTATTCATAATAAACAGTGTTTGAACATTTATCtttgtaacatttatttaagtCTCTGCTGAAATGTAAGTCTGTACTGCAAGTCGCAGCGCTGGTTCGATTAACTGAGCAGGAGAGGCAGGGGTAAGAGAGCTCACCTCTGCGGACCCAGCTGTGGCCGTGGACTGTGTGTGCGGTGGTGTAGCAGCAGCGGTGCTGGCCCTCTGCCAGGTCGGCCAACTGGATAGCCACGGTGGCGTCCTGCTCCACGGCGGCACTGGGCCTCTCAAACAGGGCAATCTGAGCCGTCCGGAAACAGACTAGACTCACCTAgcagaggccacacacacacacacacacacacacacacacacacacacacacacacacacacacacacacacacacacacacacacacaaacaaacatgcgcacacaacAACGGAGCATCAGCTGAGACTGCTGTTATGTAGCATTGAACAGGATGTTGTCAAATAGACAACTGCAATCAACTGCATTCATGGCTAGTGTGCAGTTTAGTTCATAGAGCCTTTCTTAGTGATTTGCTGTGTCAACTGAAAATACCTTGGAGGCCACAGAGATTTCCCTGAACCCAGCCTCCATTTCAGAACACTTACCTTCCCTCCCACATCCCCAAAGCTCAGCACAGCCTGGTCTGGGTCCTGTGGGTTGAACCAGTAGTCCAGGACGATGGCCGTGTGCTTCAGACCCTGCAGTTTGTACTGACAACTGAACTCCTGCTTGGAGAGCAGGTCGTAGAAACAGACCTCCTTACTGGTGAAGGCAACCGCAATCTGCAAGAAGACAGGAGGTAGAGTAGgacggagggggagagagcgggggagggggtgggtggaggttgtgagggagtgagactTCAAGTAGCGCTATCGTTAGAGGCAGTGAATCATAGAGCCCAGCTGAGGTCTAAAATAAAGTGTCCTGGGAGAGGTAGGTGCACGGCTGCCTTTGATGTACAAATGAAGCTTTTCAATATTCAACGGTAACTGAGCTATATTTGTCAGGGCTCTTATGTAGATGTGACGCAGGAAGGAGACGCCTTTTTAGCATTTCTTCgaatgtaaacaaaaaaaagaacaaaagacgAAAGGGCAAAAAGACCAAAGGTATGATAAACATGCAAGTCTTTTTCAAAAGGTAAAACGCatgaaaacgcacacacagaatatcATTTACTCTAAGGCGATGCTAGATTCGTCTAAAATAAAGTTGTACAGCTAGGAAATCTTTTCACTGTCCTTCTGACACTGAATTAACTCATGCAACTTTGGAACATATCTGTATTATCATATGAGAACACACTGAGAATGAAGCAGAGGAGGTAAGAAGAATGTAGGCCAACAAAgtcagataaagagagatggcaaaagagagagaaaaacagacagaggaagaaacaCAGAATAAAAGAGTAAAGGAAAGAGGCTAAAGCACTGAATCAGGGTGCCTTCACCTTGTGAACATTGGGCAGCGCCACCATGGCCGTTACCCAGAGGTCCTTGGGCTTGACGGACTCATTGGTCAGCCGGAGGCTCTTGAGGAGGCCCAGCTCGTCGCACCACACCCCCAGCATCCCGTTCTTGCTGAGGCTGAGGTAGCGGCTGGGGCTGCGCAGGAACGCCACCCCCTGGACAGGCTCCCTGTGGGGGGAGGGCAGCGTCCGCGGAGGCCTCCAGCGGGGCACCGTGCCCGCCCGCGCCTGCTCATCCTGCTCGCTCAGCTTCAGGAGCAGGAAGGTGGTCAGGCGCGTCCAGTCCAGCCAGCCCTCCCGAGACACATCCATGCTATCGAACAGACGGGTGTATTCCTCCCGCGTGCCGCGGCCCACCGCTGCCCACGCCCGCTCCACAAACTCCTCACGGCTCAGGCTGACCGCCGGGCCCGAGTCGCCCGCAGGCTGCGAAGGGCACACAGGGGGACACAGACACTGTTTCAGACAGGTCAGCCGCAGACAGAGCAACGGCTTTACCATCAGCTATCTATCTCTCAAATCATTCGGGCTATGAAAACTCCCTCAAGGATAAATGTAAGGTTTATTCAGATTAGAGTGGAGTGGGAACTCGAGAGATAACGGAGTGAGATTGAACAGATTCCTCTGTCATGGGAGGGTAATTAAAATGTCCTCACAGAGCTCAGGGGTTAGAAATCAATTTTCCTTTATTCCCGCAAAAAGAACTAATTCATTTAAATGTCTGTTAAGATACTTGTGGTTGCTTTAAGCGATAATCAATTTTACACTCAGAGCCAGTCAGCTGATAGGTGGCACAATAGCCTCAGCCAAGAGCGAGCAAAGACTAAAAAAGGAGGAACTAAAAAAAGAACCCTCAGATATCTGTAGATGTTTCCGATGTTCTCAAGGGGAGCGTTTAAAGATCAGTCTGAGCAGATGTCCCAGGTAACAGCTGACACTAGCAGACACTTCTAGGGTCAGCTGTTATCTGTGGTGCCAGTGGGTAACCAAGCAACACAATGAGCAGAGCAATTAGAGGACAAAAAAAGGAATATATGCCCCCAGGTTAAAGCCAGAGGCAAGCAGGTACAGACTGCTTTTCTCAGTTCCAAGAGATGTCTCATTTCCCCATCAAAAACATCGTAGACATGCACCCACCTAAGCGGCACACTTTTAAGCCgaggtgttctctctctctcttgggccTTACCAGGAATAGAGTCTGCAATTTCTCCAGGTCCTCCGTACGGAGTCGACACTCCAATAATTCTGTCTCGCCATGGGTCTCCATGGTTTCTGCCTGGGACAGCTGTCAGTCAATCTGATGAGGGAACGGGGGGGAATGGGGGTGAGTCGCGGTGCTTGACTGTTTGAACCGGTAGGAGCTACAGCGGTCAGTTCAGTCACtttcacaaacaacaacaggacCAAGGAGGACGGGTATGACAAGACATTCACCCCTCCTAAATAGGATGCAGTTTTCTTCAAGATTGATTGAGTGACCTTGACTGATTGATTACCATCCTGTAGAATTATGAGAATAAAACATTTAGAGTAGTTTTATATGAAACTAGATCATAGTTTTTACCCATGTAACTATGGCTGGTTGTTGGTCTTACGTGTAGCCCTTGCATTGCACAACACACCCTGACTGAGCTTGTCGTCATAGCACCAAGGTAATAAAATGAAGGATGTGCATAATGAATGAGTGGGGGCTGACCCAAGATGGAGGGCTATAAACCAGTAGAGGCTGCAGCGGTGGGACACAAGACAGTGGGACGGAATTTCAAACTCAGTGGAATTACTGCAGTGAACAATGTTTATGATCTTACAGCCAAAACACCACAGATGAAAACATATCAGGTGattgacattcattttcattacagttcattttttttattttaagactTTCCCTACAAAAAAGTTAATAGAAAACGATTGACAGAATTACGTTTAACTAGTTAAAAATCTGTTTCTTACCCAAGGTGGGTCGTAGTTTACACAGTTCATCCACAGGTTATTCTTCACACTTCCATCTTAATCTATTCCCTTCAAACTCCAATTCTAGTGATGGACGTTCTAATCACACCGACACGACACGGAACTGGGCTCTTTCTACGCGTCCAGATGCCCAGAATGAGGCAGGCAGGAGTGGACGAGGGTAAACTGTGGGAGATGTGGACACAGCAGCTATGCAGCGGTGGCTTTGGCCGTCCAGGAGGCCACAGCAACATTCGCAGTTTTCTTTTATTATCCCTCTCGTTTAAAGCCTCAACTGTGTCTCCAGGCAACTAGGAACCAGTAGAGGCTTGTGTTTACGTGTCCAGCCCAGTCCTCTATTCACAGATTGGACACTGGAGAGAAGCTTATCTTAGCCCCGAGCACAATTACTCCCTACACCCATTtagtcactctcacacatacacctgcactCACTTAACCACTCTCCTttgctgacaaacacacacacacacacacacacaaaccacttaACTCACATAAAGTATATTAGTTTCTAAATCCCTTTAAGCCACCCCACAACTTTCTTTGCTTTTGAGCCTGAATCAAGGGTTGCTTAGCGGCCTCCTCACGCAACAAAGGCCTGCTATGGAATACTAAACCTATACCGCATAAGACCTATGCTATGGAATACTAAATCTATACCACGGTAGACAGTTTAATGACAGTAGTGGCTTACAGTAAACTCTACAGCAGAAACATAATTAGCAACCTTCAGTCAAAAACCAGGGATGTTCCATTAGTCAATGGCCCTGTGAAGGATGTGTTCACTTGTTCCTCCCCCGCTCTCTTTGGCTcccatagaaaaaaaacatagcttACATTAAATACTAAAGAGATCACAAATAAGACCCTGAGCCCTGTCAACGCATTCATCTTGGCGGGGATAGAGATGATCTCGGATGATTTCACTCAAATGGCTTAATTGGTCTGAAAAACATGAGCTGATTGGGGAGCCTGGCGTGAAGTCATAAGTGTTTTAATTAATTACCTAATATGAATTGAGGCTAATGATTTGGACTCAACAGATCTACTGGAGGACGTCCagcacagaggaaaagagagggagacggtgAAAATTTCTGACATACTCAGGCTGTTTATTTGAACAGTTTTGTGACCACACATCAAATTAAATACACTCAACTTGCACCCCTTCCATCTCTGGAGGGGTcaaaagaaaggggggagaaaATGGAAAACGTTATTTACAGCATGGTCTAAAGGAATGTTCCATCacgttctgtttttctttttaaggcTCTTCATTTTCTGAGTTTGCCGTTCTACTCCGCAGGACCAaggtgtggggggtgtgggggtggggggggtgtgtgtgtgtgaagttagcgttctctgcaAAAGGCTTTTTACTGACTCAGGTCCATGCTTGTGGAGCCTGATCTGGGAGCAGTCATAGGCCTGTGCACATCATGACACTTTCCTACACACCAGCAGCCCTCACTGATCCTGGACCAGTGGTACTTCATGAACAGAGGGCCCAGTGAATGGGCATTCATATTAACACTGGCCACTCCagcaaataaaattaaaaaaaataaaaagaagaaaaaaaagcccccTCCCCACAAAGCAGTGCCAATATAAATTATACAGCTCATAAAATCTTTACATTGCTCATATAAACGTGATCCTATTCAACATCtctttattaaaataataattaaaaaaaagtcctATGCAGTCCTAACAGTTTTGAAGGTCTGGAGTATCAAGTTGGTTTGGTGGATGAGCCTGTTGGCACTGGCAAACACGTTATTTGCCCTGTGAAGACAAAAAGAGTGAGGGGAAAGAGGGATTGGGGAGAATGGAGGAAGAAtgtgaggggaaagagaaaaagtaaaagagagagaggttagcaCAGAGTGCAAACACAAAGCatatatacattttcttttcaacATGTAACTCCATAAACACTCTCTGAAACATAAAGGGTGAGTCACTTTTTAAATTCAAAGAGcatatagatataaacataGTTCCATTTCAAACTAACCAAAAGATGCGCCTTAGTCTAAAGGCCATTcacagtatataatatatatatatatatatatacacacactgttttggGATCTGAGCTTGGTGGTGACAAGTTGGTTTATCCCACATAAGACACCACACTGAACTGAGGCGGGGGCAAAACACGCATGAAATTCAAATCTGTAAGAATGGCCCTCAAGATGAACACAAAGATAACAACAACAGGAATAAGGTCAGGAGTGGGGAGACTTACTTTCCGTCTTTGAAGTATGTTTTCAGCGTGTCGCTAAAGCTTTTGGAGTATTTCACAAACTCTTTCTTCTGATGTTCAAGTGCCTGGAAAACACACAGTAAGATTCCTTGCCTCATTACCTCcaaattcagtttttttccccccttttcttttttttttctaaaaaaaaagaaaagagaccaCTTCTGCGTGACTCAAAGTGAGCTGAGGAAGGTAAATTAATTAGGCACGTCAGgtagtgtgtgaggctgggagAGTGTCTGAATAGGAATGtttgaaggagagagtgtgtgtgtgtgtgtgtgtgtgtgtgtgtgtgtgtgtgtgtgtgtgtgtgtgtgtgtagttccttACCCTTCTGTTCGGGTACTGATATTTCTTGAAGACAATGTTGACTGTGTCCAATAGCTCCTTAATGGCACTGGCAATATCTCTGGGGAACGCAAGGACAaggatcaaacacacagacacacacacacacacacacacacacacacacacacacagacacacacacacacacagacagagacacacacactccaggcaGAGAAGTCTGCAACTCATTTGCAAATGGAAACTTCTCTTACTCAAAATTCAGTTTTCCAATCCAAACTTTTGGATTTTAAATAGTGACTTACTGCATAAGTTACTTACAGTGTGACTCAGCAACTAAAGATGAAATATaatgaaattgaaaaatgtGAGCCCAGTATGCAAAACTCTCATTTGCCTCTAAAAGAGAGATGTGGTGAcatggagaaggagagcgagagcgagagacagagacagacacagacacagactctttTGActtatttgtggtgtgtgtgtgggtatgtgtgtgtgtgtgtgtgtgtgtgtgtgtccctgtgtgcgtgcttgtaCACGGGTACTCACTTGATGGTCTGGAGGAAGCGTACTCTGTCGTTGATCTCATCTGGGATTTTGCTGAGGATGTGTTTCAACGCCCGCGCTCTATCGTTCAGATCCTGGAACTCCTGGTCAGGCCTGTCAATCATGTattctgccaacacacacacacacacaatcagtcacCAGGGTAACGGCCAAGCTTTCACTCAGTTTCCTTCTTTCTGAGTCCTAGAAGGGCAGAGAGGTCCTGAAGGAAATTGGTATTTGCAGGTCTGCTGAAGCTGTTCAAAGCAGGAGAAGCTACAATTGCAGCACACTGTTGCCTACCTGACAGCTTGCCTGTAAGACTCAACTGGTTGCATACAAAGACACTCACAGCCCTAATACATGGACCTCTAAAACTTAATCATACGACATTACAAACCAACTCCTCATAAAAGCGCTCATGCACGGCATAGTCATGGTCCTATTAATCCCCTGTTCTATTAGTTTCTAACTCGTTCCCCATCTGTCATCATAAACTTTAACCCTCAATGAAGGATTTAACCATAGCACTCTTACATACAACTTCACACATGCATGTgagcctcccacacacacacacacacacacacaggtttgtcCAGCACAGGGGGAAAGGATTACAGTGGAGAGAGGCGAGGGGCTGAGATTACGCTGGGAGCAGGACAGCGCGGGATTAATGGCCCAGGTAATTTTAGAATTCAAACACCAGCGCCGGCTCCCGTTTGCCGTGTGTGGCCGTGAATTCATTAGCAACATAAATCTGAAGATGGcatggaagaggaagaagaagaaaaaaaaagaaaaaaaaaagagagagcaagcgagcgaaagcttggaggaaaaaaaatactgttcagGTTGAGGAGAAAATTAAATTACAagcagagggggagaaaatCGTGCATTTGCATTTGAGCAGACTTATATGTGATGGAACAGCGCCATCTAGGCGCAGAAGCATGCACATCATCACCATGTCAGTGTTTTGTGTAACAACAAACATCATAGCCTTGAACTTATGCACAATGCCCCGGGTTAGCATCAGCTAAGGTGTGGACCTGGCCAGACTTAATGCCAACGGACAGAACAGGCAGCAGACTACCAGAGAGAAGACAAACAGTGGGACCACAGACTGCATCTTTCAACAACAGCTGATGAGCAGTGAAGGCTAAAAACAATTCAGTAACAACAACAGTAATCAGCATGCTTAACGTGTAGCTCCGTTGATAGTTAATGATAGGGGGCATATAACCACATATAGTCACACGATCACTACTGCACACtgatggacacgcacacacgcacagcttcTCACCTTCGACGTCGTCCGCAGCCATGCGCAGTAAAGACTCTGTGAAGTTgacctccatcttcttcttctccagaACCTTCATGATGATGTCCTGCGTGAGGCCTgggttctctttctctgcctgctcAGGGAAGACAGCAGTGAAGCTGGGGTTGGTAACATAACAACACCTTACACAGGAGATCATTTCAACcttactgactgactgtgtagTGACATCCACATGACAACAAGGCATTACAACGAGGATCAAGTCAAGTTCTAAAATCCTTCCATGAcgatggtgcgtgtgtgttaaatgttgcTGCGTTAAAATGCAAGGCAAATAATCGGAATCAATTAAAAGTAGTCAAATTGAATGAACATTAGGAAATATTGGTAAATTGTTCTCACTCGAATCCATTACAAATTTGCTATCGATTTTACAGCACAAATTCTGTGATTAGACAGAGCGAATAAAATCATTTGATACTTTTTCTAGACAGGTTATTCTTGTACTGCCGTATttaattaagataattaagCTCCAGACTATTTAGAATACTGGACTAAAATAATAACATGTCTGTTCTAGACATCTTGCACCTTCTGTCTCCATCTGAAATGAATGTAACAAGACAGACAGTGCTCCATCTCTTCTCAGGCCCTTTCATGGCAGCACACCCAAAGAGGATTCTCAAGCTTTccatgagcaaaaaaaaaataagagacGCATGCTATGTGACAGAACAGAGACAGCCTCAGTAGTAACCATCAGGGACGCATGCTAGCTCCAGACAACCACATATCTGACAGGATGTCAGGAATGACAAACATGTCTGTGCGCACGAGCAGTGGGAGCATGTTCTGCATCAGAACAGCCATTTTGGTACATTCTTTCAATCCACAAAGCATACAAGTAATGCTTAGTGTAGATCACATCAGACACTCAGTAATGGAGCCACTGTGGATTAAGCATAGGTGTATATCAGCTATATTAGCGTGGCTGATATATATTTGTGGTCTTTGTTCCAACTGGGATCTCTACAGTAAGAAGGGATTAAATCACTATGCGCTCTTACCTTTATGAAAGCCGCCCTTAGGGTCTGTGCTGCAGACAGATTCAGATTCTCCAGCTACAGAGAAAGAtggtgggatggagagaaagagggtggaggtggagagagagagagaatgataaaaaaattgtttcattAAAGTTCTCATTACTGCTACATATAAACATAATCGTACCATCACACACAGTCTTCATTCCCGATAAAAGCCAGTTCTAAATTCATAGCAGACCTAGTAAATGGGAGTGCATGTGTCTACTACtgttgtgggagagagagggggctcaCACTTGTCTAGACAGTAGGACATCTGCATTTTAATTTCATTACGCGTGTGCATTTTAACAGGATTACATATTTGCATGACACTGGTATTATACCCTGGCAATGGATTAGGAGTGAAAATGCAATCTCAGCGGTGCTGCCATCTCTATGTGTCTgactgtggtgtctgtgctgCCATCTCTATGTGTCTGACTGTGGTGTCTGCCATCTCTATGTGTCTgactgtggtgtctgtgctgCCATCTCTATGTGTCtgactgtggtgtctgtgtgctgccatctctatgtgtctgactgtggtgtctgtgctgCCATCTCTATGTGTCTgactgtggtgtctgtgctgCCATCTCTATGTGTCTgactgtggtgtctgtgctgCCATCTCTATGTGTCtgactgtggtgtctgtgtgctgccatctctaTGTGTCTGACTGGTGTCTGGGAGGGGCAGACGCAGCAGCACGCCTGGGCTTCCTCAGAACAGAGTCATTTACATGAAAGGATATGAGCTAAGCCAATTATCAGGTACTACCTCACCACAAGCCTGACAAACACATCCACTTCTCTctcacgcgcgcgcacacacacacagggctcctcacacacaaacaggggtccacacacacacacacacacacacacacacacacacacacacggctcctgCTCATCTGCAGCACTGTGTGGGCTACTCTGACTGCGGTTTGAGGGAAAAGCTTGAAGGCATcgtctgctctctcacacacacactgcagcctcacaaaacacacgcacactcatacacacacctgctaaCCGCAAACACACCACCATCTGAGGCCAACACCATTAACCACACTACGGCTCCTAATCACAGCCGAGGGCCAGAAGGGACACGTCTGCAGAACCCTTTCACCATTCGGGCCTGCTAATCAGTCGGGACTGAAAGCCTCTGTAAGTGTCCTTCACATTCCTGTAGCAGGCTCTTTAAGCCCATGATACTGAAAGCATAGGCCTACTTAATACAGCATCACTGTGAGTTCCCAGCTGAAGGATGCCACAGATCATGCTGAAATAGGAGGGGACTCTTTGCTTAAGTAATCACCCTTCCTGTCAGACCACTGAGAGTACCCAGCGGTGTAACAACTTCTGATAGTATTACCCTGCGGCAAAGTCTGCTGAAATCTCTTCTAATTTCACAAAAGTGTCTTTTGTGATGAATCTTTGGGGTGAGGAGCACAGAAAGCTGCCTTTGAGATTTTAGAGAAACAAAACACCCAACACTACATTCACGTACATATATAGGATTATGTGTGGCGTCAAAACACGTGTACAGTGCCGAGAGATTTCCCCTGTTCTCTCTATATAAGGTCACTGTGTGCCTGACTGTTTGTCAAAGAGGTCCCCCCCTCAAGAGTGTCCTACCTCTCTGAAGACAGGGTACATGACGGCGTAGAGGGTCATGGAGACCATGGAGGTGTTGTCGGCTTCATTCTTCATCTCTTCCATTGTCATCCTTgtggagaggagcaggggaTGGAGGCggatctcactctctctctctcggtctctgcACCACCCTGAGGGAAGGAGCCTAGACGATGCCTGCCAAAGATAAG
Coding sequences within:
- the LOC105897195 gene encoding programmed cell death protein 10-A-like; its protein translation is MTMEEMKNEADNTSMVSMTLYAVMYPVFRELENLNLSAAQTLRAAFIKAEKENPGLTQDIIMKVLEKKKMEVNFTESLLRMAADDVEEYMIDRPDQEFQDLNDRARALKHILSKIPDEINDRVRFLQTIKDIASAIKELLDTVNIVFKKYQYPNRRALEHQKKEFVKYSKSFSDTLKTYFKDGKANNVFASANRLIHQTNLILQTFKTVRTA